Proteins found in one Choloepus didactylus isolate mChoDid1 chromosome 25, mChoDid1.pri, whole genome shotgun sequence genomic segment:
- the S1PR2 gene encoding sphingosine 1-phosphate receptor 2, with translation MGSLYSDYLSPTKVREHYNYTKETLTIEETPSRQVASTLIVLLCCTVIVENLLVLVAVVRNSKFHSAMYLFLGNLAASDLLAGVAFIANTLLSGRVTLGLTPLQWFAREGSAFITLSASVFSLLAIAIERRVAIAKVKPYGSDKSCRMLLLIAASWLISLALGGLPVLGWNCLGRLHACSTVLPLYAKAYVLCVVTVFSGILLAIVALYVRIYRVVRLSHADVAGPQTLALLKTVTIVLGVFIVCWLPAFSILLLDYACPVRACPVLYKAHYFFAFATLNSLLNPIIYTWRSRDLRREVLRPLLFWRRAAGVQGRRGGTPGHHLLPLRSSSSLERATHMPTSPSYLEGNTVV, from the coding sequence ATGGGCAGCCTTTACTCGGACTACCTGAGCCCCACCAAGGTCCGGGAACACTACAATTACACCAAGGAGACGCTGACCATCGAGGAGACGCCCTCCCGCCAGGTGGCCTCGACCCTCATCGTCCTCCTCTGCTGCACCGTCATCGTGGAGAACCTGCTGGTGCTCGTTGCAGTCGTCCGCAACAGCAAGTTCCACTCGGCCATGTACCTGTTCCTGGGCAACCTGGCCGCCTCGGACCTGCTGGCCGGCGTGGCCTTCATCGCCAACACCTTGCTCTCGGGCCGCGTCACGCTGGGCTTGACCCCCTTGCAGTGGTTCGCCCGCGAGGGCTCCGCCTTCATCACGCTGTCCGCCTCCGTCTTCAGCCTCCTGGCCATCGCCATCGAGCGGCGCGTGGCCATCGCCAAGGTCAAGCCCTACGGCAGCGACAAGAGCTGCCGCATGCTGCTGCTGATCGCGGCCTCGTGGCTCATCTCGCTGGCCCTCGGCGGCCTGCCCGTCCTCGGCTGGAACTGCCTGGGCCGCCTGCATGCCTGCTCCACCGTCCTGCCGCTCTACGCCAAGGCCTACGTGCTCTGCGTGGTGACCGTCTTCTCCGGCATCCTGCTGGCCATCGTGGCCCTGTACGTCCGCATCTACCGCGTAGTCCGCTTGAGCCACGCCGATGTGGCCGGCCCGCAGACGCTGGCCCTGCTCAAGACGGTCACCATCGTCCTGGGCGTCTTCATCGTCTGCTGGCTCCCCGCTTTCTCCATCCTGCTCCTGGATTATGCCTGTCCCGTCCGGGCCTGCCCGGTGCTCTACAAAGCCCACTACTTCTTTGCCTTCGCCACCCTCAACTCGCTGCTCAACCCCATCATCTACACGTGGCGCAGCCGGGACCTGCGGCGGGAGGTGCTGAGGCCGCTGCTGTTCTGGAGACGGGCGGCCGGGGTGCAGGGGAGACGGGGCGGGACCCCCGGCCACCACCTCCTGCCCCTCCGCAGCTCCAGCTCGCTGGAGAGGGCCACGCACATGCCCACGTCACCCTCATATCTGGAGGGCAACACGGTGGTCTGA